The window ctatgcctattccgtacatggactatggtgttgtttTCAAGGCTTgtctccatgccagctggcagtccacttggagtgagcaacgtgacaacaaactttttcaaatcaaacccaaaattggactttggccatctagcttcctgTAAAgttcggaaagaggaagttgttctcactaggctacgcattggtcacagtttttaactcatcattttcttttatctggaactgatgcaccaatgtgtagtttgtgtaacactcaaatcactatcagccacgcttttactttcttgccatcgttacaattctcaatgacggcaatattttaaacatatttttcccagggtcagtctgtaacattggacagagttattggtgatggtaactctgtccaccttgataatgtttttaatttttaatggccattaatcttttaatctcatttaagtgttgcatatttattcattacaccttttaattgtggtttttttttacagttttaatctctttccttcaatttgacattggacaatggccagaacattaaataactcgacaccaggactggaaaggccaacttcaggtgactaacgctactgtttgaactacgcttagtcgtcctggcgaagttgttattatacttttgctgcatatcatttcacacttttactacttaactttttagtactggccatattgactcataacccgaaccaggactggaaagaccaacttcaggtgactgacggtggtttttatacttacctgttagtcttcctggcgggttatgatcattaccattctactacaggtagttctttacaactttgttgactggatgtcaacattggtttttacgccattttctgttttaattgccgctttgcttttatcttcaattacttttacaaattttactccatttacttgactttatcttttactgaacatttggctactcattattacgattttatggagtgtcttttaaaacatttattcttttacattttgataatagctgctatgacacataacccggaaccaggactggaaaggccaacttcaggtgattgacagtggttcttgaacttacctgttagtcttcctggcgggttatgatcattaccattttgctagagtaaatattttacaactttgaagactggatgtcaccattggtttttacaccattttctgttttaattgctgttttgtttttaccttcatttacttttacaaattttactccatttactttatgtttttactggacatttggctactcattgttacaattttgctatgtatcttttaaaacttctattcttttacattttgatactggttgctatgacacctaacctggaaccaggactggaaaggccaacttcaggtgactgatggtggttcttgaacttacctgttagtcttcctggtgggttatgatcattaccttttttgctagagtaaataccttacaacttcttatactctgccttctatcttaacattgtagactaggtgtcaacattggttttatacttttttgttttaccttcatttccatttatgtctattactacatttatttatttatttattttttacatttttaccgaatgtctggcgcagatagcctcgctgctttgtgctataaaacactaaatcaatcaatcaataactAACCTTGCTATTTGGTGCAGAGACCTTGCTATTGAAGGAGTGAAAATGTTGTAgactgtttaattataaaaacaaagagCTAAGTATATTGGTAAAGGTTGAAGGTGTGGCAGCTagttgtttacaataataaatcataaatttTGCTCATTAATCTGCTCCGGGTTTTAAAGGATATGTGTCATGTTTTTCATGTTTGATAGCTTGTAGATCAGTAGAGAGTGATTGGGTATCTAAGAACTGATAAACAGTACtgttatttttaaaggttttgttaATTGTACAGAAATTTTTTAAAGAACTTTACTTTTCTTCTGCACAAAAGAAAGGGTATAAATTTTGCTTACTTAgagttttaaaatgattttgataaGTTAGCAAACAATAGATTAGTTAAGAAAATCACAACAGTAATGACTGGGAGAAAGAGTACTTAAATGCATTGTATTATGGTTGATTGAGAGAGATAAACAACTGATATTAAGTCCATTTGTAACTGATCCTTGTTATGAGGGTAGTGCCTCATAGGTCAGTGCTTGAGCTTTTCTTATCAATATTTGCATCATTTTGGGTAAAAAAAAAGGCTGGATGTGTTATGTTCTCTAACTCACAAGGTGAATTTAATTGTTATATCAATTTcctcaaaaatgaatatttttgcaaTTTTAAATTGTGCTAATTAATGAGAAGTCTCAGATTCAATTATTAAAACATTCCAGTTGTTAAAAAGGGGATTAAAAAATAACAGATGTTCAGTATACTATGACTTCATAATTTTCCAGTGGATATTGTCTTATTCATCAATCTAGAAAATTATGAGAATCTTAACAGTTTCCAAGtctatgaaattttaaaaaccttTAATAAGATCTCTGTGATAAAGAATACAAATCTCGTATATTTAAGTATTGGATATAATGGTATTCACAGAGATGGATGCTACAAAATGTGAGAGACTTTTAGTAAGATGGTATGTGTTGCCTGGATGATGGAAAAAGACTTCCAGTGCTTTTGATAAGATGCCTCACATAAGAATGGTcaataaaatcattataataGAAGTTGGAATAAAGACTAGTTACATGGATgacaaaaagaataaattattttcactgatGTATCTGTATGGATTTGGTCAGTTTGAGCGATATTGtaacaatcataaaaaaataaatagatacatatTATGCTCTTTTcattctaaaattaataaaaaattataacccAAATCCACAAATGTTAAGGATAAATAGCCTAAATCTCCCAACATTACAGAAGTTGAATGacatggtgcatgtgcactcatgttatcatgtctagtaatataaaacttgtCATCACAAAGTGACTTTTCTTGACTATATTCATTTGTTGTTTGCcataagttgctaagccttatcaaatgTTACATGTGAAAGAtgtaaaacaacataatttttttgggtttaaaataataaaaaaataaaaaattactatatctgtaccacagaattccactatcaTTTATTAAGCTTAGCAACAAAGCTATATTTgggttttaaaatatgattttttttagccTAATAACATCTTATCTCACTACTTACAATCTAGCATAAAAAGAAAGGGTTTCTCATGTGAAACAATGAAAAGATTTGTGTTGTATTTGTAAGTCTTCTAAGCTACCCATTAGATTCCACTCATCCATGTAGGAACTCTTGTCTAGTCACCCTCTCATGAAACCATAAATTACTACTTACACCAACTTACTCTATAATGATGTAAATAGTATGTAATCTGTTCTGTTCAAATGCTGTCTTTAGCTGTCTTCAAACTTGTTTCATTATTCAAACACACCAGATATGGTAGAAAGGTATgagaacaaagtttaaaataagataattattaacaaagaaaataatccacaagttaaggaatattgtattctTAAGGGATGGTAAGTTATTAGCAAACTTAAACGTATAGTCTTGGAtggaaaaaactaaaattatttagtgtaatgtttacATGCAAAACTTGTCAAAACTGCACTTAAAGTGTGAACTATTTGTTTCACATTTCTTCACAAATGTTGCTAAATGTATACAGCATTATATGCTGCTTTGTCTTTTTCACAGTTAAATTGTAGTTTTTGATAGTGTTAGTTACAACTGCATATAACTTCACAAAGTGTCATAGGCAATTCCcataatgttatgtatttacTCTGTGGAATTTTGAAAAAGTGTatcttttcaatttattttactctttcaGTCCTGTTAACTCTGATTTAAGTGTATGATAgtaaataatacaaactttagTACAAAACTCTTTAGTATTAAACAGACTTCACTGTAGAATTGAGATTACCATCTTAAAGTTAAGGCTGTACATTTTTGTATTCATTGgtaattatttgctttttttttttatctaaattcaGTTTCTcagtaaaaaataattcatattcttaattaagttttaaattctatttcttaccttttatttcttgtgtattataaaaatttGAGGTAATTAACTAAACTGATTAACAgttgtgtattattatttcagGTGTTTCAGAAGTTGCTATCCAGACGTATTTGGTTATCACCTTTGCAGTTCCTCTCTAAACTTGAACTGTGTGTTCTTACAAAGTCCACACTATTTGATGGTTCACATAAGGAGGTGTTGTTAATTTCTTTTTGGAAGACGTACAGTCATTTGTTTGCATGAATCATTGATCAGGAAAAgcatttattttgaaacatataaaGGAAAAACAATACTGTATATCAACACCACATTTGTTTACATATACAGAAAAGCAAGTATGTATTTAAATGATTAGTTTGACTTGAATTTGTAAGTCactgtttaataattttgaatttgaaCTTTTTAAGTACTTAtgctattttaaaaaatgttcagccGTATTGCATTTGCTCTCCACAATGCTATGGATGCATTGGCACCTCCACTTCCTTTACATGAAGAATTCATTCGTCACTGGACtgccattaaaaatttttatacCACCAAAAGATCTACGTGTCAGTTACCAGTGGAACTAACTCACATTCCTGATCACCTAAATCAGATGGTCTGTATTTTAGAACAGGAAGAAAAAGAAGTTGTCACTGGAAATGGCTGTCTATGCATGGAATACTTTCTTCAGCAGAAAGTCTTAGAAGCTATGTGTGAGTTGGCAAAAGCTGATTATCCAACTGGTTTTAAACAGCATGTTATCTCTTTTGCCAGCAGAATATTGTCTAGTGTGAAGTTTGATCTTTTACCTCATGCCTCCATTTGGTCAGCAGCTCAGAAATTAACTATGATGTGCGGAGAAGAACTTGCATCACCTTACGAAAAAGAAGAAATGGATTTTGTATTCTTCCTGTGTAACAGGTTAATGGAAGACCCacatttgtttaatcattttatttgtgATACATGCAGaggatttaaacaaaaaattagaattaGAAAGTTTGGTACTGGACATCAAATGGACATAGAGTGTCTAAACAGTTCAACATCTGAGGCTGACGAACCAAAAATTGATGTTCCTTTAGTACAATCACTCATCACATTTATAAACAGTCCAGATCATGACATCTCATCAAAAGGAAGTGACTGCCTTGTGAAATGTGCAGTTGCTTTTGATGAATACACTGTGAATATTTTGGTTCAACACACAGACTTTTGCAGTAAGATTGTAACCTTTATTGTAAGCCAGTACCATGAAGTTCAGAAGCATTGTAACTTGCAACATATAAATGATGTAGACTCCTTTTCAGTTCATACAAGTGAGGATAGAGGTATTGATGTTCAGCTTTCTCCTGGAAAAAGACAAATTCTCTCATTTATAAGGTGGGTGAGTTTCTTTGATAATCTGGTTGGTGCACAGCCACAGTTGGGAGAGAATCTAACAATGTTTTTCACTGAGTTGTTTCTGAAAAGTGAGATAAATGCTGAGTTATCAGACttagaaaacagtgaaaaaattTTGTGTGCAACAAAACTGATATCTCTTTGCATCCATAGCATTACATCAGAGTTACTGACTTCATCATTTGGAATATTTCTTGTTGGCAACTGCAAAGATCCAGAACTTCCTGGATGTGTGGGACATTTTCTGAAACAGCTTCTAGTTGACAGATGCCATGAAGCCAAATTATCTTCTCATGTTAAGCTGGCAACCCTGCAATTATTTGAAGACCTGTTACAAAAACCATCAAAAGAGGTATTTGAAAGTTTGGTTCTGAGTAATTTGACTGGAAGAAGATACTATGACTATTTATTTGTTGAGAAGCATGCCAACTTTAGTGATGATGAGGTAAGTTCTCAAAGGAAGAGTTTATATGAAGAATTTGATGTTTCACCTGGATCTTCCCCAGTGAGTCGAACCTTTGCACCTAGTTCTATTCACAAAATACTGAATTGCTTTCTCCTTCTCCTTCCAGACGAACTAAAGTCTTGTGAGGAAAGTGAAGACTCAGCTTATGATGTATACATTAAAGATGCTCATCGACAGTTCCAACAATGTCTGCTACTTTGTGATGACTGGAACTGGCCAAATGACCCTTGTTCAGAGTATGAAGAAGTGGAATCTCAAGTTAGTGAAGCATCAGATTCTGAAACTGAGGCCGACTCTACCTGCTTGTTCTTCTATGAGGGATCATTTTTAAGTATGTTATTTTGTAAACTGGAAAACATGTTGCAACAGCCCTATGAAGTAAATCTACAAGTGACATCACTTATCTCTAGGTTGGCCCTTTTTCCACATCCTAACCTTCATGAATATCTGTTGAACCCCCTTATTCCTCTAGTGCCAACAGCAAGGTCTTTGTTCACAGTGCTGCTTAAGTTAGCAGAAGACATACAGATTTCAGTGCAGAATGttcaaaatttgaagaaaaaattggAGCTCACAAGAAAAATCTTACTTACCAATGAAGAAGGGTGCAACTCTTTTGAAGAGAGTAATGTGCTCGAAGCAATAATTGTACTAGAGGAATTCTGTAAAGAGCTTGCAGCTATAGCATTTGTCAAATATCATGCATCTACATGATGAAAAGATTGTGTTATTTGTTAGTCATAATTTGCTTTGTGTGATAAATAGACTTTTTTTTGAGTTTTGACATGTGGTGGCGAGGTTGGAGTGACATCTAATTTGATTAATTTAGAAAACTTTGTCTAATCACACATCCAACAGTCACATTAATGGTATTATTTATGAATTAGTTGGTGGATTTTTAAACACAATGAGGCCACTTCTGAAAAATGATTTTATGAACTTGTACAGTGCAAAGGTCATATAGGGTACAGCATGAACAGTCACGAGTCCTAAACTTAACATGTTGGCTCCCGCACAACTGACTGGTGGGTTgtgatagtcttccagtaagaccTACTGGCTAGTCAtgctctgttttctttttaaagggccacttattggctgggacacaatgGCTACATATACACTCTTCTTACAAAGGgcaattgtaaaatgactagcaGGACCATGGAAAGTATCGTCAAAATAGACTTGAGAGCCAATGTGTTAAAAAGAGTGAGAGAATAATAGTTTCATCTGATGTTTTGGATtgtgaaaaattgatgttgtCAAAATAAAATGTAGTATTGCATTTTCATCTACAATAGGCTGTAAGTTACTTGCAATTTTAAGCTCAATCctagtttaaatgaaaaaaaattaaagcaatatttgataaatattttattttgaaggaaATGAATACGTATAGGTACATATGTATTATCTATCAGTTGAAAAGCTAAAATAGGTGAAAAGTTTTTGACATGCACAATGTACTGTGTAGACttgtgcaaaaaaaacaacaacaacaataaaatcaacaAGAAGTAAGAATTCTATTTCTGTTTTAACTTATGGTCAAGTGCAACttactcattttaaaaaaataaaattgtgttcaattatttttttattgaaatttagcaGTGTTCTAACTACtctttaaagttatttgtttctCTTGCAAAAAAACAGTTTATCCCAGAACAActcatatattacaaaataaatattgtgacCTGTGAAAGACCTCTAAGTGGCACATGGTTTTACGACATAATTTAATGTCAATTTTAAAATCATAGAAGTTATATCACAAAAGTAGATTGTTTGTTAAATTCATGCACTGTTAGATATGAAGGCTGTTACTTTAGTAATGCTCTTCAGATTAATTGGTAGCTTGTTTGACATTACatcaaaataacaattataatttttccTTATTAATTTCAATTCCCTTCAGTGGATTcggtagatagcccaatgtggttttgctacaagaaaacacaattCTTATTGGTATCATACTTGAGGATTTCAGTAAGAAGAAATCAGTAGAAAAGAACCAGTGAAGACAGTTGTATAGAAAGTTGTCATTATTATTGTGATGTAATGTCACACAAACTACTATTCAACAGATTGTTTTCTTGGCATTATACATTATATTCAATAAGAATAATTTTCAATTCTTAAAATTGGGAACAATAATGATGATTGAGATAAGTGTGCTGTTTGGATTGGAAACAGTTATGCTGACTGAGGTGTGTGTATTATCTAGATTGGGAACAGTTATGTTTATTGAGAGAGAGGTGTAATGTCCATATTGGGAATTGTTGCAATAACTGAGATAGGTGAATTAACTACATTGGAAACAGTAATTTTGACTGAGGTATGTATCTATCCAGATTGGAAACTGTAATGGTATTGAGATAGATGTACTATCTAAGTTGGTAATAGTGATTCTGACTGAGATAGGCATACTGTCTAGATTGGGAATAGTAATACTGACTAAAGTAGATGTATCATCCAGCTTAAGAACAGTAATTATGACTGACAGATGTACTATCCAGATTAGGAACAGTACTGGTGGTGACTAATACAGATACACTGTCACTGTTCTGCTGGATATTTTAGAATACTACTGTATGAAATGGCTCTAGGTGATTAAAAGTGGCTGTAGATACTCTATTATAGTGCACAATTATCTTCAAAGTAAACTGTACCAAGATAAGACTTTGGGGAAAAAgatttttatagttaaaaaaga of the Tachypleus tridentatus isolate NWPU-2018 chromosome 13, ASM421037v1, whole genome shotgun sequence genome contains:
- the LOC143237331 gene encoding FHF complex subunit HOOK interacting protein 2A-like, producing MFSRIAFALHNAMDALAPPLPLHEEFIRHWTAIKNFYTTKRSTCQLPVELTHIPDHLNQMVCILEQEEKEVVTGNGCLCMEYFLQQKVLEAMCELAKADYPTGFKQHVISFASRILSSVKFDLLPHASIWSAAQKLTMMCGEELASPYEKEEMDFVFFLCNRLMEDPHLFNHFICDTCRGFKQKIRIRKFGTGHQMDIECLNSSTSEADEPKIDVPLVQSLITFINSPDHDISSKGSDCLVKCAVAFDEYTVNILVQHTDFCSKIVTFIVSQYHEVQKHCNLQHINDVDSFSVHTSEDRGIDVQLSPGKRQILSFIRWVSFFDNLVGAQPQLGENLTMFFTELFLKSEINAELSDLENSEKILCATKLISLCIHSITSELLTSSFGIFLVGNCKDPELPGCVGHFLKQLLVDRCHEAKLSSHVKLATLQLFEDLLQKPSKEVFESLVLSNLTGRRYYDYLFVEKHANFSDDEVSSQRKSLYEEFDVSPGSSPVSRTFAPSSIHKILNCFLLLLPDELKSCEESEDSAYDVYIKDAHRQFQQCLLLCDDWNWPNDPCSEYEEVESQVSEASDSETEADSTCLFFYEGSFLSMLFCKLENMLQQPYEVNLQVTSLISRLALFPHPNLHEYLLNPLIPLVPTARSLFTVLLKLAEDIQISVQNVQNLKKKLELTRKILLTNEEGCNSFEESNVLEAIIVLEEFCKELAAIAFVKYHAST